The sequence CGGTGAAGAAATAGAGGAGAGTTTTTCCGGAAGTTCTCCCCAATTTGCGGAAATCATCAAGAGAGGCGACGGCAACCACTAGAGATACCATGACCAGAGGAACTGCAATCAATTTCATTGCGTTCAGGAAGATGACGCCAAGGAAGTCGATCTGACGCATGAAATCGGGGGAATAGATTCCGCCCAGAATACCCAGAACCGTTCCGAGAAGCATAGCCGTCAGTAATAATAGACCCGTTTTGTTACTCATAATCTCAATTCTATTATTAGGTTATTAAAATGTATGGACAATTATACAAATATCGTTCCGAGATTGCAACCGAAAATATTGGCGGCGAGCGCAATGCATTATGGGGCAAGAGATTAAAAAATGGAAAAAAGG comes from Candidatus Zixiibacteriota bacterium and encodes:
- a CDS encoding cation:dicarboxylase symporter family transporter, producing the protein MSNKTGLLLLTAMLLGTVLGILGGIYSPDFMRQIDFLGVIFLNAMKLIAVPLVMVSLVVAVASLDDFRKLGRTSGKTLLYFFT